In the genome of Drosophila yakuba strain Tai18E2 chromosome 3R, Prin_Dyak_Tai18E2_2.1, whole genome shotgun sequence, one region contains:
- the LOC6539063 gene encoding CCR4-NOT transcription complex subunit 9 isoform X1 yields the protein MSAPNMDCEQRSDIERVYGWIANLCNKETRFWAMLELCERRSHIDSLGLLLWHSFGAVSGLLQEIVSIYPAIYQDIELTGQHSHRICTAIGLIQAMASHPFIGIQLIRCQFMCYLMPLLKMTSQTRTVEHVRLSVLGVICGLLKSDHPEIVAYFLGTELIPLILRQLELGTTMSKVLCAFVLYRTLEHEVGLKFASRRLSRRLHLIHTLARVVHQLTLEPEPRVLKHVVRIYSRLADHPQSLELILKLLPAQIRNGYFCQEGLAGFESASLELADLNRKLVTKHEKKDKANDDTMPEKH from the exons ATGAGTGCCCCAAATATGGATTGTGAACAGCGCAGCGATATAGAGCGTGTCTACGGCTGGATCGCCAATCTTTGCAACAAAGAAACGCGTTTTTGGGCCATGTTGGAGCTATGCGAAAGGCGCAGCCACATCGACAGCCTAGGACTCTTGCTGTGGCATTCCTTTGGAGCTGTAAGTGGTTTGCTGCAAGAGATTGTGTCAATATATCCGGCCATTTATCAAGATATTGAATTAACCGGCCAACACTCACACCGGATTTGCACTGCCATTGGGCTGATTCAGGCCATGGCCTCACATCCCTTCATTGGTATTCAACTCATACGATGCCAATTCATGTGCTATTTGATGCCATTGCTTAAGATGACCTCTCAAACTCGGACCGTTGAGCATGTTCGCCTCTCTGTATTAGGCGTCATTTGCGGTCTACTGAAATCAGATCATCCAGAGATCGTAGCTTATTTTTTGGGCACTGAATTGATTCCACTTATACTGCGGCAGCTGGAATTGGGTACCACAATGAGTAAGGTGCTCTGTGCATTTGTCTTGTACCGCACCCTAGAACATGAAGTAGGCTTAAAGTTTGCCAGTCGAAGACTGTCACGAAGGCTGCATCTGATCCATACTTTAGCCAGGGTTGTGCACCAACTGACACTGGAACCGGAGCCTCGAGTTCTTAAACATGTAGTAAGGATCTATTCTCGCCTAGCGGATCATCCCCAGAGTCTTGAGCTAATCCTAAAGCTATTGCCGGCACAGATTCGGAACGGCTATTTCTGCCAGGAAGGTTTAGCGGGCTTTGAGAGCGCCTCACTTGAGTTGGCCGATCTAAACCGTAAGCTGGTCACTAAACATGAGAAAAAGGACAAAG CTAATGATGACACCATGCCGGAAAAgcattaa
- the LOC6539065 gene encoding DNA-binding protein modulo, which translates to MAQKKAVTAKGKKATNGVAKPLAKRVTKSIKVQEEKETVVAKSPSKKSKKLPVKEVPQSSEEDESDVEKQSDEQAQDDSDFETGEAADFIEDEAEEDEEDNSDEEEDDDDELEPGEVSKSEGADEVENSDDDDEAPVEKPVSKKSEKVSEKNSGIPKVHVNKIPQGTPHNQILFVANLPNEYLHKDLVALFAKFGPLTALQRFTNQNNGNTVLIAFKTPAGVENALQAKAKALTLGDNVLSVSLMRNKEEDNERTVTVGLIGTNVTKTDLKTYIEKVAPVESVTFSANRLNPKAFVRLVSVDDVPKVLKLHSTELFSRFITVCPLKQNTITRTSEHTLIIENVGRHESYSSDALEKIFKKFGDVKEVDVLCSKQVLAFVTFKESDAATKALAEVDGKTINNVEFKVHRFADRGRSILVTNLTSVVSEADLRKVFNDSGEIETIQMLGNRAIIQFKDVDGFCKSFLANESLVNNIPIFIEPNSALKHRWLKQRLAATGQAQGPRKFQKDFKPNFGKKPFNKRPAQENGGKSFNKRARF; encoded by the exons ATGGCCCAAAAGAAAGCCGTAACCGCCAAGGGCAAAAAGGCAACGAATGGAGTGGCAAAACCTTTGGCCAAACGTGTTACGAAGTCTATTAAGGTACAGGAAGAAAAGGAGACAGTAGTCGCCAAATCGCCTtccaaaaaatcaaaaaaactGCCTGTAAAGGAAGTGCCGCAGTCTAGTGAAGAGGACGAATCGGATGTCGAGAAGCAAAGTGACGAACAGGCACAGGACGACAGCGACTTTGAG ACCGGAGAGGCAGCTGATTTCATTGAGGACGAGGCTGAGGAAGATGAAGAGGACAATAGTGACGAAGAGGAAGATGATGACGATGAGTTGGAGCCTGGTGAGGTTTCCAAAAGCGAAGGCGCGGATGAGGTAGAAAACTCagacgatgatgatgaagcGCCTGTAGAGAAACCAGTTTcgaaaaaatcggaaaaagtGTCGGAGAAAAATAGCGGAATTCCAAAAGTTCACGTCAACAAAATTCCCCAGGGAACGCCTCATAACCAGATACTTTTTGTCGCCAACCTACCAAACG AGTATCTCCACAAGGACTTAGTCGCATTATTTGCGAAGTTTGGACCACTTACCGCTCTGCAGCGTTTTACTAATCAAAATAATGGCAATACAGTTCTAATTGCCTTTAAAACGCCAGCTGGAGTAGAAAATGCTTTGCAGGCCAAGGCTAAAGCTTTAACCCTTGGAGACAATGTTTTGTCTGTGTCCCTGATGAGAAATAAGGAAGAGGACAACGAACGCACGGTGACAGTTGGCCTGATTGGAACCAATGTTACCAAGACAGATTTGAAGACCTATATTGAAAAGGTAGCTCCCGTGGAGTCGGTGACTTTTAGCGCTAACCGCCTTAATCCCAAAGCCTTTGTACGTTTGGTGTCGGTCGATGACGTACCAAAGGTTCTTAAACTGCACAGCACTGAGCTGTTTTCTCGCTTTATAACGGTTTGTCCATTGAAGCAAAACACGATTACAAGGACCAGTGAGCATACCTTGATTATCGAAAATGTGGGCAGACACGAGTCTTACAGCTCCGACGCTCTAGAAAAGATATTCAAAAAATTTGGTGATGTTAAAGAAGTTGACGTTTTGTGCAGCAAACAAGTTTTAGCTTTTGTCACGTTCAAGGAGTCAGATGCGGCCACAAAGGCTTTAGCTGAAGTCGATGGAAAGACTATTAATAATGTTGAGTTTAAGGTTCACCGATTCGCTGACCGGGGGAGGTCCATTCTTGTCACGAACTTGACTTCAG TTGTCTCTGAAGCCGACCTGCGAAAAGTGTTTAACGATAGCGGCGAAATTGAAACCATCCAAATGCTGGGCAATAGAGCGATAATACAGTTCAAAGACGTTGACGGTTTCTGCAAATCTTTCTTGGCTAATGAAAGCCTTGTAAACAACATCCCCATTTTTATCGAGCCAAACTCTGCGCTAAAGCATAGATGGTTAAAACAACGCTTAGCTGCTACTGGCCAAGCCCAAGGCCCGCGTAAGTTTCAAAAGGACTTCAAGCCCAACTTTGGcaaaaaaccatttaataaGCGACCGGCACAGGAGAATGGTGGCAAATCGTTTAATAAAAGGGCCAGATTTTAG
- the LOC6539064 gene encoding beta-arrestin-1, whose amino-acid sequence MNGGGGGCGGAIGSNGSSTNVTAAGSTGGGSAGDETGGDASSRRQATRVFKKSSSNGKITVYLGKRDFVDHVTHVDPIDGVVFIDPEYVKDRKVFGQVLAAFRYGREDLDVLGLTFRKDLYLAHEQIYPPMQLDRPMTRLQERLIKKLGPNAHPFYFEVPPYCPASVSLQPAPGDVGKSCGVDYELKAFVGENVEDKPHKRNSVRLTIRKVMYAPSKVGEQPSIEVSKEFMMKPNKIHLEATLDKELYHHGEKISVNVHVANNSNRTVKKIKVCVRQFADICLFSTAQYKSVVAEIESEDGCQVAPGFTLSKVFELCPLLANNKDKWGLALDGQLKHEDTNLASSTLITNPAQRESLGIMVHYKVKVKLLISSPLLNGDLVAELPFTLMHPKPEEEEHPLLGERSPRASIAGGGLPLVSMSDVLENDSVTGGQDVPTTTNLIQLDDEEAQDDDIIFEDFARLRLKGAETEA is encoded by the exons ATGAACGGGGGAGGTGGAGGATGTGGAGGAGCAATTGGGAGCAATGGCTCCAGCACCAATGTGACAGCTGCCGGGAGCACTGGAGGCGGAAGCGCAGGCGACGAGACTGGTGGAGATGCCAGCTCCAGACGCCAGGCGACACGGGTGTTTAAAAAGAGCTCCTCTAACGGCAAAATAACGGTTTACCTTGGTAAACGGGACTTTGTCGACCATGTCACACACGTGGATCCCATTGATGGCGTTGTGTTCATTGATCCAGAGTACGTAAAGGACCGAAAGGTTTTTGGCCAGGTGCTTGCCGCCTTTCGCTACGGACGCGAAGACCTGGATGTTTTGGGATTGACATTCCGTAAGGACCTGTATCTGGCGCATGAGCAGATCTATCCACCCATGCAGCTGGACCGTCCGATGACCCGGCTTCAGGAGAGGTTAATTAAAAAGCTGGGACCGAACGCCCATCCGTTTTATTTTGAGGTTCCGCCCTATTGCCCAGCATCAGTGTCCTTGCAGCCGGCTCCTGGAGATGTTGGAAAATCTTGCGGAGTGGACTACGAGCTTAAAGCCTTTGTGG GTGAGAACGTGGAGGACAAGCCCCACAAGCGGAACTCGGTGCGTCTGACTATTCGCAAAGTCATGTACGCGCCCTCCAAAGTCGGTGAGCAGCCATCAATCGAAGTAAGCAAGGAGTTTATGATGAAGCCGAACAAGATCCATTTGGAAGCTACGTTGGACAAGGAACTATACCACCACGGCGAAAAAATATCGGTTAACGTTCATGTGGCTAACAACTCAAATCGGACGGTAAAAAAGATTAAGGTATGTGTCCGGCAGTTTGCGGATATTTGCCTCTTTTCGACGGCGCAATATAAATCTGTTGTGGCCGAAATCGAGTCAGAAGACGGATGTCAAGTGGCTCCGGGATTTACACTGTCGAAGGTATTTGAGTTGTGCCCACTGTTGGCAAATAATAAGGATAAATGGGGCCTTGCTTTGGACGGGCAGCTTAAGCATGAAGACACCAACTTGGCGTCTAGCACTCTCATTACCAATCCTGCCCAGCGAGAGAGTCTTGGTATTATGGTGCACTACAAAGTGAAGGTGAAGTTGCTGATTAGCTCGCCCCTGCTAAATGGTGACCTTGTGGCTGAGCTGCCATTTACACTAATGCACCCCAAGCCCGAGGAGGAAGAGCATCCCCTGTTGGGGGAGCGATCGCCACGGGCTAGTATAGCAGGCGGGGGTCTGCCGTTAGTAAGCATGAGTGATGTTTTAGAAAATGATTCGGTGACTGGCGGGCAGGATGTGCCAACCACAACAAATCTCATCCAGCTGGACGACGAGGAGGCACAAGATGATGACATAATTTTTGAGGACTTTGCCCGCCTGCGCTTGAAAGGCGCTGAAACAGAGGCCTag
- the LOC6539063 gene encoding CCR4-NOT transcription complex subunit 9 isoform X2 produces the protein MSAPNMDCEQRSDIERVYGWIANLCNKETRFWAMLELCERRSHIDSLGLLLWHSFGAVSGLLQEIVSIYPAIYQDIELTGQHSHRICTAIGLIQAMASHPFIGIQLIRCQFMCYLMPLLKMTSQTRTVEHVRLSVLGVICGLLKSDHPEIVAYFLGTELIPLILRQLELGTTMSKVLCAFVLYRTLEHEVGLKFASRRLSRRLHLIHTLARVVHQLTLEPEPRVLKHVIRNGYFCQEGLAGFESASLELADLNRKLVTKHEKKDKANDDTMPEKH, from the exons ATGAGTGCCCCAAATATGGATTGTGAACAGCGCAGCGATATAGAGCGTGTCTACGGCTGGATCGCCAATCTTTGCAACAAAGAAACGCGTTTTTGGGCCATGTTGGAGCTATGCGAAAGGCGCAGCCACATCGACAGCCTAGGACTCTTGCTGTGGCATTCCTTTGGAGCTGTAAGTGGTTTGCTGCAAGAGATTGTGTCAATATATCCGGCCATTTATCAAGATATTGAATTAACCGGCCAACACTCACACCGGATTTGCACTGCCATTGGGCTGATTCAGGCCATGGCCTCACATCCCTTCATTGGTATTCAACTCATACGATGCCAATTCATGTGCTATTTGATGCCATTGCTTAAGATGACCTCTCAAACTCGGACCGTTGAGCATGTTCGCCTCTCTGTATTAGGCGTCATTTGCGGTCTACTGAAATCAGATCATCCAGAGATCGTAGCTTATTTTTTGGGCACTGAATTGATTCCACTTATACTGCGGCAGCTGGAATTGGGTACCACAATGAGTAAGGTGCTCTGTGCATTTGTCTTGTACCGCACCCTAGAACATGAAGTAGGCTTAAAGTTTGCCAGTCGAAGACTGTCACGAAGGCTGCATCTGATCCATACTTTAGCCAGGGTTGTGCACCAACTGACACTGGAACCGGAGCCTCGAGTTCTTAAACATGTA ATTCGGAACGGCTATTTCTGCCAGGAAGGTTTAGCGGGCTTTGAGAGCGCCTCACTTGAGTTGGCCGATCTAAACCGTAAGCTGGTCACTAAACATGAGAAAAAGGACAAAG CTAATGATGACACCATGCCGGAAAAgcattaa